One Mycobacterium sp. SMC-4 DNA window includes the following coding sequences:
- a CDS encoding cytochrome P450: MTTAADPQSLLVTLLDPAHRADPYPIYRKIREHGPLLLPDLNLAVFTSYADCDQVLRHPASASDRLKSTVTQRMIAEGGEARPVGTPGFLFLDPPDHTRLRGLVSKAFVPKVVKNLEPEIATLVDDLLAHAGESFDVLSGLAYPLPVAVICRLLGVPLEDEPQFSAASGLLAQSLDPFITVTGSAGQGYEERVAAGLWLRDYLRALVGERRRHPGEDLMSALVGVEESGDQLTEDEIVATCTLLLVAGHETTVNLIANATLALLRDPAQWQALAADGTRAGAVIEETLRYDPPVQLIGRVAAEDITINGCDVPQGDNMLLLLAAAHRDPAVNDRPDQFDPDRSAIRHLGFGKGPHFCLGAPLARLEATVALTALTTRFPHATLAEEPGYKPNVTLRGMSELLVSL; this comes from the coding sequence ATGACGACCGCCGCGGATCCCCAGTCGCTGCTGGTAACGCTGCTCGACCCGGCACACCGGGCCGACCCGTATCCGATCTACCGGAAGATCCGCGAGCACGGGCCGCTGCTGCTGCCCGATCTCAACTTGGCGGTCTTCACCTCCTACGCCGACTGTGACCAGGTGCTGCGCCACCCCGCCTCGGCCAGCGACCGGCTCAAGTCGACCGTGACCCAGCGGATGATCGCCGAAGGTGGGGAAGCCCGGCCGGTCGGCACCCCTGGGTTTCTGTTCCTCGACCCGCCCGACCACACCCGACTGCGTGGCCTGGTGAGCAAGGCCTTCGTGCCGAAGGTCGTCAAGAACCTGGAACCGGAGATCGCCACCTTGGTCGACGATCTGCTCGCGCACGCCGGGGAGTCGTTCGACGTGCTCTCGGGCCTGGCCTATCCGCTGCCGGTTGCGGTGATCTGCCGGCTGCTGGGGGTACCGCTGGAGGACGAGCCGCAGTTCAGTGCCGCCTCTGGGCTTCTCGCCCAGTCGCTGGACCCGTTCATCACCGTCACCGGTTCGGCCGGGCAGGGTTATGAGGAGCGCGTGGCCGCCGGGCTGTGGCTACGCGACTACCTGCGTGCTCTGGTCGGTGAGCGTCGCCGCCACCCCGGCGAGGACCTGATGTCCGCTCTGGTCGGAGTCGAAGAATCGGGCGATCAACTGACCGAGGACGAGATCGTGGCGACCTGCACACTGCTGCTGGTCGCCGGCCATGAGACGACGGTCAACCTGATCGCCAACGCGACCCTGGCGCTGCTCCGGGACCCGGCGCAGTGGCAGGCACTCGCCGCCGACGGGACCCGCGCCGGGGCAGTGATCGAGGAGACGCTGCGCTACGACCCGCCGGTGCAGCTCATCGGTCGGGTTGCCGCTGAGGACATCACCATCAACGGTTGCGACGTGCCCCAAGGCGACAACATGTTGTTGTTGCTGGCTGCGGCGCACCGTGATCCGGCAGTCAACGATCGTCCCGATCAGTTCGACCCGGACCGATCGGCGATTCGCCACCTGGGCTTCGGCAAGGGGCCGCATTTCTGTCTCGGCGCTCCGCTGGCACGGCTGGAGGCCACCGTCGCGCTGACCGCACTGACCACGCGGTTCCCGCATGCGACGCTGGCCGAAGAACCCGGTTACAAGCCGAACGTGACGCTACGCGGGATGTCCGAGCTACTGGTCTCGTTGTGA
- the tgt gene encoding tRNA guanosine(34) transglycosylase Tgt, whose amino-acid sequence MHAQLPGRPGRTGVIHTPHGDIHTPAFIAVGTQATVKAVLPETMKHLGAQAVLANAYHLYLQPGPDIVDEAGGLGAFMNWPGPTFTDSGGFQVMSLGVGFKKVLAMDTARVQADDVIAEGKQRLAHVDDDGVTFRSHLNGSTHRFTPEVSIGIQHQLGADIIFAFDELTTLVNTRAYQERSVERTHRWAVRCVAEHRRLSELRNDKAPQALFGVVQGAQYEDLRRHAARGLAELDFDGFGIGGALEKQNLATIVGWVTSELPEDKPRHLLGISEPDDLFAAVEAGADTFDCVSPSRVARNAAVYSTGGRFNITGSRYRRDFTPIDAECDCYTCAHYTRAYLHHLFKAKEILSKTLCTIHNERFVIRLVDQIRAAISEGRFEDLREHVLGRYYAAT is encoded by the coding sequence GTGCACGCGCAGCTACCCGGACGCCCGGGCCGCACCGGGGTGATCCACACCCCGCACGGAGACATCCACACCCCGGCATTCATCGCCGTCGGCACCCAGGCCACCGTGAAGGCGGTACTGCCGGAGACCATGAAACACCTCGGCGCCCAAGCCGTCCTGGCCAACGCCTACCACCTCTATCTGCAGCCGGGTCCGGACATCGTCGACGAGGCCGGCGGGCTCGGCGCGTTCATGAACTGGCCCGGACCCACCTTCACCGACAGCGGCGGATTCCAGGTGATGTCGCTGGGTGTGGGCTTCAAGAAGGTGCTCGCGATGGACACCGCCCGGGTTCAGGCCGACGACGTCATCGCCGAGGGCAAGCAGCGCCTCGCCCACGTCGACGACGACGGGGTGACATTTCGTTCCCACCTCAACGGCTCCACGCACCGGTTCACCCCGGAGGTGTCGATCGGTATCCAGCACCAGCTCGGCGCTGACATCATCTTCGCGTTCGACGAACTGACCACCCTGGTCAACACCCGCGCCTACCAGGAGCGTTCGGTCGAGCGCACGCACCGGTGGGCGGTGCGCTGCGTCGCCGAGCACCGCCGGTTGTCCGAGCTGCGCAACGACAAGGCACCCCAGGCGCTGTTCGGGGTCGTGCAGGGCGCCCAGTACGAGGACCTGCGTCGGCACGCCGCCCGCGGCCTGGCCGAGCTCGATTTCGACGGCTTCGGCATCGGGGGCGCGCTGGAGAAGCAGAATCTGGCGACGATCGTCGGGTGGGTCACCAGCGAGCTGCCCGAGGACAAGCCGCGTCACCTGCTGGGCATCAGCGAACCCGACGACCTGTTCGCCGCCGTGGAGGCCGGTGCCGATACCTTCGACTGCGTCTCGCCGTCGCGGGTGGCGCGCAACGCCGCGGTGTATTCGACGGGTGGCCGCTTCAACATCACCGGATCGCGGTATCGCCGTGACTTCACTCCGATCGACGCCGAATGCGACTGCTACACCTGCGCGCACTACACCCGCGCCTACCTGCACCACCTGTTCAAGGCCAAGGAGATCCTCTCCAAGACGTTGTGCACGATCCACAACGAGCGGTTCGTCATCCGGCTGGTCGACCAGATCCGGGCCGCCATATCCGAAGGCCGATTCGAGGATCTGCGCGAGCACGTGCTCGGGCGGTATTACGCCGCAACGTAG
- a CDS encoding lipoprotein LpqH encodes MITRGVLAVPAAVAVLAVAGCSSPPPPYQPPAGALVPGTAQVTVNGRDAGTTDSVRCTPAGRLTTMSTGDQTSGVSVLIESRDELIVREVGIRDLGGFTGSFNDGLGGEASVSLTDRTYDISGTADGFETDNPSFRSSGTFEIKIAC; translated from the coding sequence GTGATCACCCGAGGGGTCCTGGCCGTGCCGGCTGCCGTGGCTGTGCTGGCCGTTGCCGGCTGCTCATCCCCGCCCCCGCCGTACCAGCCACCGGCCGGGGCGCTGGTGCCTGGCACCGCGCAGGTCACCGTCAACGGCCGCGATGCCGGCACCACCGACTCGGTGCGGTGCACCCCGGCCGGGAGGCTGACGACCATGTCCACCGGCGACCAGACCTCCGGTGTGTCGGTGCTGATCGAGAGCCGCGACGAACTCATTGTTCGCGAGGTTGGTATCCGTGACCTGGGCGGATTCACCGGCAGCTTCAACGACGGGCTCGGCGGTGAGGCGTCGGTGTCGTTGACCGACCGCACCTACGACATCTCCGGTACGGCCGACGGGTTCGAGACCGACAATCCCAGCTTTCGGTCCTCGGGAACGTTCGAAATCAAGATCGCGTGCTGA
- a CDS encoding lipoprotein LpqH, whose protein sequence is MKRSVFVAISGAALIVAGLSGCSSNGEKSETTGETSAVASAEGKSTVTIDGEDQEVAGTVTCATMGGNINIAMGDPAGGLGAVLTEGDPPSVVSVALGNVNGMNLGYAANAGQGEATVEKDGDTYKITGTATGMDMANPMQPVNKPFEIEVTCP, encoded by the coding sequence GTGAAGCGTTCCGTGTTCGTCGCCATCAGCGGCGCAGCGCTCATCGTCGCCGGCCTGTCGGGCTGTTCCTCCAACGGCGAGAAGTCAGAAACAACCGGGGAGACCTCGGCGGTCGCATCGGCCGAAGGTAAGAGCACCGTGACCATCGACGGTGAGGACCAGGAGGTCGCCGGCACGGTCACCTGCGCGACCATGGGCGGCAACATCAACATCGCGATGGGTGATCCCGCCGGTGGCCTGGGGGCCGTGCTCACCGAAGGTGACCCGCCCAGCGTCGTCTCCGTCGCGCTCGGCAACGTCAACGGCATGAACCTCGGCTACGCGGCCAACGCCGGACAGGGCGAGGCCACCGTCGAGAAAGACGGCGACACCTACAAGATCACCGGTACCGCCACCGGTATGGACATGGCCAATCCGATGCAGCCGGTGAACAAGCCGTTCGAGATCGAGGTGACCTGCCCCTGA
- a CDS encoding DUF732 domain-containing protein, producing MKSLVGIFSVGLLSSAALVAAPPAVADEVAYLVNVHVRPGYNFPNAEAALGYGRSICDRVAAQMPYAELVDQVKADFRTTDYYQGGYLINQAVNELCPAQIWQLRESAAGYIPS from the coding sequence ATGAAGTCGCTGGTGGGAATCTTCTCGGTGGGTCTGCTGTCCTCGGCCGCGCTGGTCGCCGCACCCCCGGCTGTCGCCGACGAGGTGGCCTATCTGGTCAACGTGCACGTCCGGCCCGGCTACAACTTTCCCAACGCCGAGGCCGCGCTCGGCTACGGGCGCAGCATCTGTGACCGGGTGGCCGCCCAGATGCCCTACGCCGAGCTGGTCGATCAGGTGAAGGCCGACTTCCGCACCACCGACTACTACCAGGGCGGCTACCTGATCAATCAGGCAGTCAATGAACTGTGCCCTGCGCAGATCTGGCAGTTGCGGGAGTCGGCCGCGGGCTACATTCCTTCGTGA
- a CDS encoding nitronate monooxygenase family protein, translating to MSNRIQALLGVRYPVVQAPMTYIARAELAAAVSEGGGLGMIETLTPQGREDLRRVRELTDRPVAANLMIQGWKRDPSIVDVLAAADVAHVFTSAGDPALFTARLHDAGMTVVHVVGSLKAALKAADAGVDALVVEGVEGGGFKSALGASTMVLLPLVAERVQLPIICAGGVCDARSCAAAVVLGAEGVQMGTRMLASVEAAVHANFKDAILAADDAGTVMLSVPGNPTMRVLRTGLAAALGDQGAQAKLLGRITDLYFEGDLNASVANTGQVSARITGLEPVADIVRRTWIDAQTALDAARARIG from the coding sequence GTGAGCAACCGCATCCAGGCACTGCTCGGGGTGCGCTACCCGGTGGTGCAGGCGCCGATGACCTACATCGCCCGCGCCGAGCTGGCTGCGGCGGTATCCGAGGGCGGTGGCCTGGGGATGATCGAGACGTTGACTCCGCAGGGACGCGAGGACCTGCGGCGGGTACGGGAACTGACGGACCGGCCGGTGGCGGCCAACCTGATGATCCAGGGCTGGAAGCGGGATCCGTCGATCGTCGACGTGCTGGCGGCCGCCGACGTGGCGCACGTGTTCACCTCCGCAGGGGACCCGGCACTGTTCACCGCGCGTCTGCACGACGCCGGGATGACCGTCGTACACGTGGTGGGTTCGTTGAAGGCGGCGTTGAAGGCCGCCGACGCCGGCGTCGACGCGCTGGTGGTCGAGGGGGTGGAGGGCGGCGGTTTCAAGTCGGCGCTGGGGGCGTCGACGATGGTGCTGTTGCCGCTGGTCGCCGAGCGAGTGCAGCTGCCGATCATCTGTGCTGGTGGAGTGTGCGATGCCCGCTCGTGCGCGGCGGCGGTGGTGCTGGGCGCCGAGGGTGTGCAGATGGGCACGCGCATGTTGGCCAGTGTCGAAGCGGCGGTGCACGCGAACTTCAAGGACGCAATCCTCGCGGCCGACGACGCGGGAACCGTCATGCTCAGCGTTCCGGGAAACCCGACGATGCGGGTGCTGCGCACCGGACTGGCCGCGGCCCTCGGCGATCAGGGTGCGCAGGCCAAGTTGCTGGGCCGTATCACCGATCTGTACTTCGAAGGTGACCTCAATGCCAGCGTCGCCAACACCGGTCAGGTGTCGGCGCGAATCACCGGGCTGGAACCGGTGGCCGATATCGTGCGGCGCACCTGGATCGACGCCCAGACCGCACTGGACGCGGCGCGTGCCCGAATCGGCTGA
- a CDS encoding DeoR/GlpR family DNA-binding transcription regulator, translating into MDSETRQSRIVEFARTRGRVDVASLATELDVASETIRRDLKVLAGRRLLKRVHGGAVPMETAAFESGVEYRSQVDLAQKHRIAAAATELLHGAETVYLDEGFTPRLIAERLAEQELTVVTSSLLAAEALAHSRTVTVLLLGGRMRGRTLATVDHWAVDMLSSLVIDVAYLGTNGISLEHGLTTPDPAVAAVKGAAVRVARRPILVAAHSKFGESSFCRFARVADFEAIVTGAELDAEQARRYEVLGPVVIRA; encoded by the coding sequence GTGGATTCCGAGACCCGCCAGAGCCGGATCGTCGAATTCGCCCGCACCCGCGGACGAGTGGACGTCGCCTCGCTCGCCACCGAGCTGGATGTGGCGAGCGAGACGATCCGTCGCGACCTGAAGGTTCTGGCGGGCCGCCGCCTGCTCAAGCGGGTGCACGGGGGTGCGGTGCCGATGGAGACGGCGGCCTTCGAATCCGGTGTGGAGTACCGCAGCCAGGTGGACCTGGCTCAAAAACACCGCATCGCCGCAGCTGCCACCGAACTGTTGCACGGCGCCGAAACCGTCTATCTGGACGAGGGTTTCACTCCTCGGCTGATCGCCGAACGGCTCGCCGAGCAGGAGCTGACGGTGGTGACGTCGTCGTTGTTGGCGGCCGAGGCGCTGGCCCACAGCCGCACCGTGACCGTGCTGCTGCTCGGCGGCAGGATGCGGGGCAGGACCCTGGCGACGGTCGACCATTGGGCTGTCGACATGCTCAGCAGTCTGGTGATCGATGTGGCTTACCTTGGTACCAACGGGATTTCGCTGGAGCATGGCCTGACGACGCCGGACCCCGCGGTTGCCGCGGTCAAAGGCGCCGCGGTGCGGGTCGCTCGCCGGCCCATCCTGGTGGCGGCCCACTCGAAGTTCGGCGAGAGCAGCTTCTGTCGGTTCGCCCGCGTCGCGGATTTCGAGGCCATCGTCACCGGCGCGGAGCTCGACGCCGAGCAGGCGCGCCGCTACGAGGTGCTCGGCCCCGTCGTCATCCGGGCCTGA
- a CDS encoding PTS mannitol transporter subunit IICBA: protein MSHATVEDAPPRTGVRVQVQKLGTALSNMVMPNIAAFIAWGLITALFIEQGWLQGIFAELRDPDGWVARIGGWGAYDGAGIVGPMITYLLPILIGYTGGRMIHGNRGAVVGAIATIGVVTGADVPMFLGAMIMGPLGGWLMKKLDALWEGKIRPGFEMLVDNFSAGILGMILAIFGFFGIGPVVSAFTRAAGNAVDFLVENNMLPLTSILIEPAKVLFLNNAINHGVLTPLGTTQALEYGKSILFLLEANPGPGLGLLLAFMVFGKGVARASAPGAAVIQFFGGIHEIYFPYVLMKPKLIIATILGGMTGVFINVLFGSGLRAPAAPGSIIAVYAQTASDSYLGVTLSVFGAAAVSFAVAALLLKTDRAADEQDLAAATAEMESMKGKKSSVAGTLVATSAGPIKSIVFACDAGMGSSAMGASVLRKKIQQAGFGDVKVTNSAISNLTDSYDLVVSHRDLTARARQRTASAVHVSVEDFMGSPRYDEIVEQLKVTNTEGGDTAPAAEDSTDAAESASPDDVLPLSSIVLNGSARSAADAINEAGELLVAAGAVERAYIDAMHERESSVSTFMGNGLAIPHGTNEAKDTIRRTGLSLVRYSEPVDWNGKPAEFVVGIAGAGKDHMALLTRIAQVFLKSDDVARLREAASAEEVKAILMGS, encoded by the coding sequence ATGTCGCACGCAACAGTCGAGGACGCACCCCCGCGGACCGGGGTCCGGGTGCAGGTGCAGAAGCTCGGTACCGCGCTGTCGAACATGGTGATGCCCAACATTGCGGCATTCATCGCCTGGGGCCTGATCACCGCGCTGTTCATCGAGCAGGGCTGGTTGCAGGGCATCTTCGCCGAACTGAGGGATCCCGACGGTTGGGTCGCCCGGATCGGCGGCTGGGGCGCCTACGACGGCGCCGGCATCGTCGGCCCGATGATCACCTACCTGCTGCCCATCCTGATCGGCTACACCGGCGGGCGGATGATCCATGGCAACCGCGGCGCGGTGGTCGGCGCGATCGCCACGATCGGCGTCGTCACCGGTGCCGACGTCCCGATGTTCCTGGGCGCCATGATCATGGGCCCACTCGGCGGCTGGCTGATGAAGAAGCTCGACGCGCTCTGGGAGGGCAAGATCCGTCCAGGCTTCGAGATGCTGGTCGACAACTTCTCCGCCGGCATCCTCGGGATGATTCTGGCCATCTTCGGATTCTTCGGCATCGGTCCCGTGGTGTCGGCGTTCACGCGTGCGGCAGGAAACGCGGTGGACTTCCTCGTCGAGAACAACATGCTGCCGCTCACGTCGATCCTGATCGAACCGGCCAAGGTGCTGTTCCTGAACAACGCGATCAACCACGGTGTGCTCACTCCGCTGGGTACCACCCAGGCGCTGGAGTACGGCAAGTCGATCCTGTTCCTGCTGGAGGCCAATCCCGGTCCGGGACTGGGACTTCTGTTGGCGTTCATGGTCTTCGGCAAGGGCGTGGCTCGGGCGTCGGCCCCCGGCGCAGCGGTGATCCAGTTCTTCGGCGGGATCCACGAGATCTACTTCCCGTATGTGTTGATGAAGCCCAAGCTGATCATCGCCACCATCCTCGGCGGCATGACCGGTGTGTTCATCAATGTGCTGTTCGGCTCGGGACTGCGGGCCCCCGCCGCGCCGGGCTCCATCATCGCCGTCTACGCCCAGACCGCCAGCGACAGCTACCTGGGTGTCACCCTGTCGGTGTTCGGTGCGGCGGCGGTGTCCTTCGCCGTAGCCGCGCTGCTGCTCAAGACCGACCGCGCCGCCGACGAGCAGGACCTGGCCGCTGCCACCGCGGAGATGGAATCGATGAAGGGCAAGAAGTCCAGTGTGGCCGGCACGCTGGTCGCGACCTCAGCCGGTCCGATCAAGAGCATCGTCTTCGCCTGCGACGCCGGCATGGGATCGTCGGCGATGGGAGCCTCGGTGCTGCGCAAGAAGATTCAGCAGGCCGGCTTCGGTGACGTCAAGGTCACCAACTCCGCGATCTCGAATCTGACCGACAGCTACGACCTGGTCGTCTCGCACCGCGACCTTACCGCGCGGGCCCGGCAACGCACCGCCTCGGCCGTCCATGTCTCGGTCGAGGACTTCATGGGCAGCCCGCGCTACGACGAGATCGTCGAACAGCTCAAGGTGACCAACACCGAGGGCGGCGACACTGCCCCGGCCGCAGAGGATTCCACCGATGCCGCTGAGTCCGCGTCGCCGGACGACGTGCTGCCGCTGTCATCGATCGTACTGAACGGATCGGCGCGCAGCGCCGCCGACGCCATCAATGAGGCCGGTGAACTGCTGGTTGCCGCGGGCGCAGTGGAACGGGCCTACATCGATGCGATGCACGAGCGGGAATCCTCGGTGTCGACGTTCATGGGCAATGGGCTGGCCATTCCGCACGGCACCAACGAAGCCAAGGACACCATCCGGCGGACCGGACTGTCGTTAGTGCGCTATTCCGAACCCGTCGACTGGAACGGCAAGCCCGCAGAGTTCGTCGTCGGGATTGCCGGAGCGGGTAAGGACCACATGGCGCTGTTGACCAGGATCGCGCAGGTGTTCCTCAAGTCCGACGATGTTGCCCGGTTGCGGGAGGCGGCCTCAGCTGAGGAGGTCAAAGCGATCCTGATGGGCTCCTGA
- a CDS encoding zinc-dependent dehydrogenase produces the protein MKALRFYAPEDVRLEDVDEPTCAPDEVKLRVRNCSTCGTDVKIFYNGHQNLTPPRTIGHEIAGEIVEVGADVNAKYDSNWQVGDRVQVIAAVPCGECHECRKGWMAVCQNQTSMGYQYDGGFAEYMIVPRQVLKVDGMNRIPDNVGFDEASAAEPFACAINAQELLGIEDGDTVVVFGAGPIGCMHIRIARGVHNCGPVYLVDVNAARLQMSADAVAPEEIINGSEVDVVERVMELTGGRGADVVITATAANVAQEQAIAMAARNGRISFFGGLPKNNPTITCDSNVVHYRQLHIHGANGSAPEHNKRALQYISTGQVPVKDLITRRIPLDDVLEAFQIVKNGEAIKVTVEPAPAEVAAGV, from the coding sequence ATGAAAGCGCTGCGCTTCTACGCCCCAGAAGATGTCCGGCTCGAGGACGTCGACGAGCCCACCTGCGCCCCCGACGAGGTGAAGCTGCGGGTGCGCAACTGTTCGACCTGCGGCACCGACGTCAAGATCTTCTACAACGGCCACCAGAACCTGACACCACCGCGGACCATCGGCCACGAGATCGCCGGTGAGATCGTCGAGGTCGGCGCGGACGTCAACGCGAAGTACGACAGCAACTGGCAGGTCGGAGACCGGGTCCAGGTGATCGCCGCCGTCCCGTGCGGCGAGTGCCACGAATGCCGAAAGGGCTGGATGGCGGTGTGCCAGAACCAGACCTCGATGGGCTACCAGTACGACGGCGGGTTCGCCGAGTACATGATCGTGCCGCGCCAGGTCCTCAAGGTCGACGGGATGAACCGGATCCCGGACAACGTGGGCTTCGACGAGGCGTCGGCTGCCGAGCCGTTCGCCTGCGCCATCAACGCCCAGGAACTCCTCGGCATCGAAGACGGCGACACTGTGGTGGTGTTCGGAGCCGGCCCGATCGGCTGTATGCACATCCGGATCGCGCGCGGCGTGCACAACTGCGGCCCCGTCTACCTCGTCGACGTCAACGCCGCCCGCCTGCAGATGTCGGCCGACGCGGTGGCACCGGAGGAGATCATCAACGGCTCCGAGGTCGATGTCGTCGAGCGGGTCATGGAGTTGACCGGCGGGCGCGGCGCCGACGTGGTCATCACCGCCACCGCCGCCAACGTGGCCCAGGAGCAGGCCATCGCGATGGCCGCCCGCAACGGCCGCATCTCGTTCTTCGGCGGGCTGCCCAAGAACAACCCGACGATCACCTGCGATTCCAACGTGGTGCACTACCGGCAGCTGCACATCCACGGCGCCAACGGCTCCGCCCCGGAGCACAACAAGCGTGCGCTGCAGTACATCTCGACCGGACAGGTACCGGTCAAGGACCTCATCACGCGTCGCATCCCGCTCGACGACGTCCTGGAGGCGTTCCAGATCGTCAAGAACGGCGAGGCGATCAAGGTGACAGTGGAGCCGGCACCGGCCGAGGTCGCTGCCGGGGTCTAG
- a CDS encoding acetyl-CoA hydrolase/transferase family protein: MPEELTAEDAAARLGPADSLGIPLGPGQPPAFLRALGERTDWTDLWVYGALLGVGTELFGRPGVRYRSGFYGPLERALRDSGADIDFTPADFRRFGPLLERQSPRVMATVATPPDSDGWCSLSLHAGGTVTELRRAGADPDRLLVVEISEAYPRTFGHGEHRHALHVEEIDVLVRSTDAPLSLPVMPPTDTDAAIARHAVSFIPSGATLQTGIGSIPSQIATLLAEGPGDGYGLHSEMFTDGCMRLHRAGKITNAAKGRFDGVSVTTFAFGSTDLYGWLDNNDDVAFLPVEIVNSPEVIGANHTMISINGALAVDIHGQVVADVIGGNQFSGIGGAEDFVAGAGLDLTDRSLICLPSTYEKDGRLQSRIVAQFEAGAIITTPRHHVDVIVTEYGAAELEGKTVSQRGHALAAIAHPLFRDELLAAAERAAPRRRT, translated from the coding sequence ATGCCGGAGGAACTGACCGCCGAAGACGCCGCCGCCCGGCTGGGGCCGGCCGACAGCCTCGGGATACCCCTGGGCCCGGGTCAGCCGCCGGCGTTCCTGCGCGCTCTCGGTGAGCGCACCGACTGGACCGATCTGTGGGTGTACGGCGCACTGCTGGGCGTGGGCACCGAGTTGTTCGGCCGCCCCGGTGTGCGCTATCGATCCGGCTTCTACGGACCCCTGGAACGGGCGCTGCGCGACAGCGGCGCCGACATCGACTTCACCCCCGCGGACTTCCGTCGCTTCGGCCCGCTGCTGGAACGGCAATCACCGCGGGTGATGGCCACGGTCGCGACCCCACCCGACAGCGACGGTTGGTGTTCGCTGTCGCTGCACGCCGGCGGAACGGTCACCGAGCTGCGCCGGGCCGGCGCCGACCCGGACCGGCTGCTCGTCGTCGAGATCTCCGAGGCCTACCCGCGGACCTTCGGCCACGGTGAGCATCGACATGCCCTGCACGTCGAGGAGATCGACGTGCTGGTGCGCTCCACCGACGCCCCGTTGTCGCTTCCTGTGATGCCGCCGACCGACACCGACGCCGCGATCGCCCGCCATGCCGTCTCCTTCATCCCGTCGGGTGCCACGCTGCAGACCGGGATCGGTTCCATCCCAAGCCAAATCGCGACGTTGCTGGCCGAAGGGCCCGGTGACGGCTATGGATTGCACAGCGAGATGTTCACCGACGGATGTATGCGGCTACACCGCGCCGGCAAGATCACCAACGCAGCCAAAGGCCGCTTCGACGGGGTGAGCGTGACGACGTTCGCGTTCGGCTCCACCGACCTCTACGGGTGGCTGGACAACAATGACGACGTCGCTTTCCTGCCGGTGGAGATCGTGAACTCGCCGGAGGTCATCGGCGCCAATCACACCATGATCTCGATCAACGGTGCACTGGCGGTCGACATCCACGGGCAGGTGGTCGCCGATGTGATCGGCGGAAACCAGTTCAGTGGCATCGGAGGTGCCGAGGATTTCGTCGCCGGCGCCGGGCTGGACCTGACCGACCGCTCGTTGATCTGTCTGCCCTCGACCTACGAGAAGGACGGGCGGCTGCAGTCGCGCATCGTGGCACAGTTCGAGGCCGGCGCGATCATCACCACACCACGCCATCACGTCGACGTCATCGTGACCGAGTACGGCGCCGCCGAACTGGAGGGCAAGACGGTCTCCCAGCGCGGGCATGCACTCGCGGCGATCGCCCATCCGCTGTTCCGAGACGAGCTGCTGGCAGCGGCAGAACGGGCGGCTCCCCGCCGCCGCACCTAG
- a CDS encoding CsbD family protein, producing MGADDKASNKIDDLGGKAKEGLGKVTGDDDTKNEGKLDQAKSSIKDAGEKVKDAFKN from the coding sequence ATGGGTGCCGACGACAAGGCCAGCAACAAGATCGACGACCTCGGAGGCAAGGCCAAAGAGGGCCTCGGCAAGGTGACCGGCGACGACGACACCAAGAACGAGGGCAAGCTCGACCAGGCCAAGTCCAGCATCAAGGACGCCGGCGAAAAGGTCAAAGACGCGTTCAAGAACTAG